In one window of Constrictibacter sp. MBR-5 DNA:
- a CDS encoding peptidoglycan-binding domain-containing protein, translating to MLRLPLRGEVGRDRDNDTADVLAAKHALARLGYYSAPDYGFDGYSDRPFEDGLRAYQAERGLRQDGWAAPGGETHRNIELDLSGEKRPFGHDLPRDARFTGSVGVNGDNERPDVQLAQRLLGALGLYRYDRTAEPHGFMDDAVEEAIFRVQRQQGMPETGRLEPEDGHRILLLSDPPKVARIGPDGRYIIEGVIDHRPLLSDTVGRRSLLIPTAHAATVGSFAADRPEPEGANPGPGVLPAPTQPMPRTTVRVPLSVILGGAFPFLQRQLLGVDDAPPPGEGWTPPEQHQLPGGRQGPIGNPVIVDPKPEMLRPAPGEAEVPDRRQLPGPVADIRDQLADLFLESRRGGTINRDQTDLLIEAALEVAAEEGMEGRLKHTHGGRNESGVGMPEYHVHNRDTGGLKGGSFADTTFGDTAGPNRFHGDIASTKKDGSLTKAEQRRDERFRYNMNQSDHVATIAKSTKDKIYTKEEIKEAIRPAIRKFFGIE from the coding sequence ATGCTCCGCCTGCCCCTGCGCGGCGAGGTCGGCCGCGACCGCGACAACGACACTGCCGATGTCCTCGCCGCCAAGCACGCCCTGGCGCGCCTCGGCTACTACAGTGCGCCCGACTACGGCTTCGACGGCTACTCCGACAGGCCGTTCGAGGACGGCCTGCGCGCCTATCAGGCCGAACGCGGCCTGCGCCAGGACGGCTGGGCCGCCCCCGGCGGCGAGACCCACCGCAACATCGAACTCGACCTCTCGGGCGAGAAGCGCCCCTTCGGCCACGACCTGCCCCGCGACGCCCGCTTCACCGGCAGCGTCGGCGTGAACGGCGACAACGAACGCCCCGACGTCCAGCTCGCCCAGCGCCTCCTCGGCGCCCTCGGCCTCTACCGCTACGACCGCACCGCCGAACCGCACGGCTTCATGGACGACGCCGTCGAGGAGGCGATCTTCCGGGTACAGCGTCAGCAGGGAATGCCGGAGACGGGGCGGCTCGAACCGGAGGACGGTCACCGCATCCTGCTGCTCAGCGACCCGCCCAAGGTGGCGCGGATCGGCCCCGACGGCCGCTACATCATAGAGGGTGTGATCGACCACAGGCCGCTGCTGAGCGACACAGTCGGCCGCCGGTCGCTGCTCATCCCAACCGCGCACGCCGCGACCGTCGGAAGTTTCGCTGCGGATCGCCCGGAGCCAGAAGGCGCCAACCCCGGTCCCGGTGTCCTGCCAGCGCCAACACAGCCGATGCCCCGGACGACCGTGCGGGTGCCTTTGTCCGTGATCTTAGGGGGCGCGTTTCCGTTTCTGCAAAGGCAACTGCTCGGTGTGGACGATGCTCCCCCGCCTGGCGAGGGATGGACTCCTCCCGAGCAGCATCAGCTGCCCGGTGGCCGACAAGGTCCGATCGGCAACCCGGTCATCGTCGATCCCAAGCCGGAAATGCTGCGTCCAGCCCCAGGGGAAGCCGAGGTTCCCGATCGCAGACAACTGCCAGGCCCGGTAGCGGATATCCGCGACCAGCTTGCAGATCTCTTCCTGGAAAGCCGCCGTGGCGGTACCATAAACCGCGATCAAACGGACCTCCTGATAGAGGCTGCTCTTGAGGTCGCCGCCGAGGAGGGAATGGAAGGGCGCTTGAAGCATACCCATGGCGGCCGCAACGAGTCGGGCGTGGGGATGCCTGAATACCACGTACATAACCGCGACACGGGCGGCCTCAAGGGTGGATCGTTCGCCGACACCACCTTTGGGGATACGGCTGGTCCAAATAGATTCCATGGCGACATAGCGAGCACTAAAAAAGATGGTTCTTTAACGAAAGCCGAACAGAGACGTGACGAACGATTTCGCTACAATATGAACCAGTCCGACCATGTCGCAACGATTGCAAAATCCACCAAAGACAAGATCTACACTAAAGAAGAAATCAAAGAGGCGATCAGACCCGCTATCAGGAAATTTTTTGGCATCGAGTGA
- a CDS encoding ABC transporter substrate-binding protein gives MPRIRGLGLCLGAGALLAVAMPGAAQAQKFGGTLKTQNYGNPPSLSIHEEATVGTVVPMMPVFNNLVIYDQHVPTTSLESIRPELATEWRWSDDRTQLTFKLHEGVKWHDGKPFTAADVKCTWDMLSGKSDTKLRRNPRQIWYRNLEEVTVNGDHEVTFRLSRPQPAFLAMLAAGVSPVYPCHVDPAQMRTKPVGTGPFTFADYRQNEGIYLKKNENYWKKDRPYLDGITYRIISSTATRQLSFIAGEDDMTFPTDVSMPLLKDIRTQAPNAQCTVRRLNVSNNLLVNRDAPPFDNPELRRAMALTLDRNAVNEIINEGKGGIGGALLPPPDGQWGLPPEQQEGLPGFGKDIEKNREEARAIMEKLGYGPDNRLKVQVITRNAQTYRDSAVLFLDQISHIYMDGELKIIETGVWYNTLTQKKFAVGLNQTGTPVDDPDTHLFENYACDSVRNYTNYCNRDLEKLFEKQSLEPDAQKRKEIVWQIDRTLQEEVARPVFFHNVAAGCWHPQVKNYTIQTNSIYNGWRFEDLWLDR, from the coding sequence ATGCCCAGAATTCGCGGGCTCGGACTCTGCCTCGGGGCCGGTGCCCTGCTGGCGGTGGCGATGCCGGGGGCGGCGCAGGCGCAGAAGTTCGGCGGCACCCTGAAGACCCAGAACTACGGCAATCCGCCGTCGCTCTCGATCCACGAGGAGGCGACGGTCGGGACGGTCGTGCCGATGATGCCGGTGTTCAACAACCTGGTGATCTACGACCAGCACGTGCCGACGACCAGCCTGGAGTCGATCCGCCCGGAACTTGCCACCGAATGGCGCTGGAGCGACGACCGGACGCAGCTGACCTTCAAGCTGCACGAGGGCGTCAAGTGGCACGACGGCAAGCCGTTCACCGCGGCCGACGTCAAGTGCACCTGGGACATGCTGTCCGGCAAGTCCGACACGAAGCTGCGGCGCAATCCCCGTCAGATCTGGTACCGCAACCTGGAGGAGGTCACCGTCAACGGCGACCATGAGGTGACCTTCAGGCTGTCGCGGCCGCAGCCGGCCTTCCTGGCGATGCTGGCGGCCGGCGTCTCGCCGGTCTATCCGTGCCATGTCGACCCGGCGCAGATGCGCACCAAGCCGGTCGGCACCGGCCCCTTCACGTTCGCCGACTACCGGCAGAACGAAGGCATCTACCTGAAGAAGAACGAGAACTACTGGAAGAAGGACCGGCCGTACCTCGACGGCATCACCTACCGGATCATCTCCAGCACCGCGACGCGGCAGCTCTCTTTCATCGCCGGGGAGGACGACATGACCTTCCCGACCGACGTGTCGATGCCGCTGCTGAAGGACATCCGGACCCAGGCGCCGAACGCGCAGTGCACGGTGCGGCGGCTGAACGTCAGCAACAACCTGCTGGTCAATCGCGACGCGCCGCCGTTCGACAATCCGGAGCTGCGCCGCGCCATGGCGCTGACGCTCGACCGCAACGCCGTCAACGAGATCATCAACGAGGGCAAGGGCGGCATCGGCGGCGCCCTGCTGCCGCCGCCCGATGGCCAGTGGGGCCTGCCGCCCGAGCAGCAGGAGGGGCTGCCCGGCTTCGGCAAGGACATCGAGAAGAACCGCGAGGAGGCCCGCGCCATCATGGAGAAGCTGGGCTACGGGCCGGACAACCGCCTGAAGGTCCAGGTCATCACGCGCAACGCCCAGACCTATCGCGATTCGGCCGTCCTCTTCCTCGATCAGATCAGCCACATCTACATGGACGGCGAGCTGAAGATCATCGAGACCGGCGTCTGGTACAACACGCTAACCCAGAAGAAATTCGCCGTCGGCCTGAACCAGACGGGCACGCCGGTGGACGACCCGGACACGCATCTGTTCGAGAACTATGCCTGCGATTCGGTCCGCAACTACACCAACTACTGTAACCGCGACCTGGAAAAGCTGTTCGAGAAGCAGTCGCTGGAGCCCGACGCGCAGAAGCGCAAGGAGATCGTCTGGCAGATCGACCGCACCCTGCAGGAGGAGGTCGCGCGGCCCGTCTTCTTCCACAACGTGGCGGCCGGCTGCTGGCATCCGCAGGTGAAGAACTACACGATCCAGACCAACAGCATCTACAACGGTTGGCGGTTCGAGGACCTCTGGCTGGACCGGTAG
- a CDS encoding VOC family protein, whose amino-acid sequence MIEAVSAITLATHDMAASVRFYRALGFELKYGGEDAAFTSFFAGASFLNITAQPAEKRWVWWGRAIFHVDDVDATHRRALDAGYEASTQPRDASWGERYFHITDPDGHELSFARPLGR is encoded by the coding sequence ATGATCGAAGCCGTCAGCGCCATCACCCTCGCCACCCACGACATGGCGGCCTCGGTGCGCTTCTACCGCGCACTGGGGTTCGAACTGAAATACGGCGGCGAGGATGCCGCCTTCACCAGCTTCTTCGCCGGGGCGAGCTTCCTCAACATCACCGCCCAGCCGGCGGAGAAGCGGTGGGTCTGGTGGGGTCGCGCCATCTTCCACGTCGACGACGTCGACGCCACCCACCGCCGCGCCCTCGACGCCGGCTACGAGGCCTCGACCCAGCCGCGCGACGCCAGCTGGGGCGAGCGCTATTTCCACATCACCGACCCCGACGGCCACGAACTGAGCTTCGCGCGACCGCTGGGACGTTAG
- a CDS encoding GNAT family acetyltransferase, with product MALATRSYRPEDRDAVVTLWTACGLVMPWNDPDADIARAAGGPASDILVGEVDGAVVATAMVGDEGHRGWVYYVAVDPERQGHGLGAAMMAAAEAWHAARGVPKVMLLVRETNTRVVGFYEGLGYVQEPRVLLTKWVNRPQDG from the coding sequence GTGGCGCTCGCCACCCGCAGCTACCGGCCGGAGGATCGCGACGCCGTCGTGACCCTCTGGACGGCCTGCGGCCTCGTCATGCCGTGGAACGACCCGGACGCCGACATCGCCCGCGCCGCGGGCGGCCCGGCGAGCGACATTCTGGTCGGCGAGGTTGACGGCGCGGTGGTGGCCACGGCCATGGTCGGCGACGAGGGCCACCGCGGCTGGGTCTACTACGTCGCCGTCGACCCGGAGCGCCAGGGCCACGGCCTGGGGGCGGCGATGATGGCTGCGGCCGAGGCGTGGCACGCGGCACGCGGCGTGCCCAAGGTGATGCTGCTGGTGCGCGAGACGAACACCCGGGTCGTCGGTTTCTACGAGGGCCTGGGCTATGTGCAGGAGCCGCGGGTCCTGCTGACCAAGTGGGTCAATCGCCCGCAGGACGGATGA
- a CDS encoding haloacid dehalogenase type II — translation MAVADEVKALTFDVFGTVVNWRESIAAEAKALLGAKGGDHDWNAFALSWRSKYQPAMEKVRSGERPWIKLDDLHRENLEEVLTEFGITNLSDAEKDNLNRAWHRLEPWPDTVGGLARLKRKYILATLSNGNIALMVNMAKHSKLPWDTILGAEVARAYKPQPEAYQRTCEALGLKPAQVMLVAAHNGDLVAAKKTGMRTAFVRRATEYGLNETRDQKAEHDFDYVAESFIDLAEQLGCRL, via the coding sequence ATGGCGGTCGCGGACGAGGTGAAGGCGCTGACCTTCGACGTGTTCGGCACGGTGGTGAACTGGCGCGAGAGCATCGCCGCCGAGGCCAAGGCGCTGCTCGGGGCCAAGGGCGGCGACCACGACTGGAACGCGTTCGCGCTCAGCTGGCGGTCGAAGTACCAGCCGGCGATGGAGAAGGTGCGCAGCGGCGAGCGGCCGTGGATCAAGCTCGACGACCTGCACCGCGAGAACCTGGAGGAGGTGCTGACCGAATTCGGCATCACCAACCTGTCGGATGCCGAGAAGGACAATCTGAACCGGGCCTGGCACCGGTTGGAGCCCTGGCCCGACACCGTGGGCGGCCTCGCGCGGCTGAAGCGGAAATACATCCTGGCGACGCTGTCGAACGGCAACATCGCCCTGATGGTGAACATGGCGAAGCATTCGAAGCTGCCGTGGGACACGATCCTGGGTGCCGAGGTGGCGCGCGCCTACAAGCCGCAGCCGGAGGCCTATCAGCGCACCTGCGAGGCGCTCGGCCTGAAGCCGGCGCAGGTCATGCTGGTCGCCGCGCACAATGGCGACCTGGTCGCGGCGAAGAAGACCGGCATGCGCACCGCCTTCGTCCGGCGCGCCACCGAATACGGGCTGAACGAGACGCGCGACCAGAAGGCGGAACACGATTTCGACTATGTCGCCGAAAGCTTCATCGACCTCGCCGAGCAGCTCGGCTGCCGGCTCTGA
- the pcaB gene encoding 3-carboxy-cis,cis-muconate cycloisomerase: MPSTVIDSALFRDMFGTAAMRDVFADEALVQRYLDVEAALARVQARLGIIPQAAADAITAKADVATIDMAQMQRETEIVGYPILPLVHQIAHTVEGGAGQYAHWGATTQDIMDSATALQIRAALDLVGADLDAVAGILADLAAKHRDDAMPGRTHLQHALPVTFGYKCAVWLSSIERHRERLAELRPRVLVGSFAGAAGTLASLGDQGLAVSDALAAELGLGRASMPWHVARDGIAEAICFLGLVTGTLGKIATDVMLMMATETQEAYEPFVKGRGGSSTMPQKRNPISCELMLAAAKVVRQHAALGLDAMVTDFERATGPWHVEWLVVPEAFILTAGALNQARFMLAGLEVNTARMRQNLDMTSGLIVSEAVMMGLAPALGRQNAHDVVYDACRIAAKDGRPLYDVLRETPDLQGKLTDEDLRRLTDPANYLGEAPRMIDRFLASRRG, encoded by the coding sequence ATGCCCTCCACCGTCATCGATTCCGCCCTCTTCCGCGACATGTTCGGCACCGCCGCGATGCGCGACGTGTTCGCCGACGAGGCGCTGGTGCAGCGCTATCTCGACGTCGAGGCGGCGCTGGCGCGGGTGCAGGCGCGGCTCGGGATCATCCCGCAGGCGGCCGCCGACGCGATCACCGCCAAGGCCGACGTCGCGACCATCGACATGGCGCAGATGCAGCGCGAGACGGAGATCGTGGGCTACCCGATCCTTCCCCTCGTCCACCAGATCGCCCACACCGTCGAGGGCGGTGCCGGCCAGTACGCCCACTGGGGCGCCACCACCCAGGACATCATGGACAGCGCCACGGCGCTGCAGATCCGCGCCGCCCTCGATCTCGTCGGCGCCGACCTCGACGCGGTGGCCGGTATCCTGGCCGACCTGGCGGCGAAGCACCGCGACGACGCCATGCCGGGCCGCACCCACCTGCAGCACGCCCTGCCGGTGACCTTCGGCTACAAGTGCGCCGTCTGGCTGTCCTCGATCGAGCGCCACCGCGAGCGCCTCGCCGAGTTGCGGCCGCGCGTCCTGGTCGGCAGCTTCGCCGGTGCGGCGGGCACACTCGCCTCGCTCGGCGACCAGGGCCTCGCCGTGTCCGACGCGCTCGCCGCGGAACTGGGCCTGGGCCGCGCCTCGATGCCCTGGCATGTGGCGCGCGACGGCATCGCCGAGGCGATCTGCTTCCTCGGCCTCGTCACCGGCACGCTCGGCAAGATCGCCACCGACGTCATGCTGATGATGGCGACCGAGACGCAGGAGGCGTACGAGCCCTTCGTGAAGGGCCGCGGCGGCAGCAGCACCATGCCGCAGAAGCGCAACCCGATCTCCTGCGAACTGATGCTGGCCGCCGCCAAGGTCGTGCGCCAGCACGCCGCCCTGGGCCTGGACGCGATGGTCACCGACTTCGAGCGCGCCACCGGCCCGTGGCACGTCGAGTGGCTGGTGGTGCCGGAGGCCTTCATCCTGACCGCCGGCGCCCTCAACCAGGCGCGCTTCATGCTGGCGGGGCTGGAGGTGAACACGGCGCGCATGCGCCAGAACCTCGACATGACCTCCGGCCTTATCGTCTCGGAGGCGGTGATGATGGGCCTCGCCCCGGCCCTCGGCCGCCAGAACGCCCACGACGTGGTCTATGACGCCTGCCGCATCGCGGCGAAGGACGGGCGCCCCCTCTACGACGTGCTGCGCGAAACGCCGGATCTCCAGGGCAAGCTCACCGACGAAGACCTGCGCCGCCTGACCGACCCCGCCAACTATCTCGGCGAGGCGCCGCGCATGATCGACCGCTTCCTGGCGTCGCGGCGGGGGTGA
- the dcd gene encoding dCTP deaminase: MSIMPDRWIREMAVNHQMIDPFEDRQRREGMISYGVSSYGYDARVSREFRIFTNIDTAIVDPKNFSDKSFVERDTDVCIIPPNSFALASTVEYFRIPRDVMVICLGKSTYARCGIIVNVTPLEPEWEGHVTLEFSNTTPLPAKIYANEGACQFLFLKADEPCEVSYADRAGKYMGQRGVTLPRL; encoded by the coding sequence ATGTCGATCATGCCCGACCGATGGATCCGCGAGATGGCGGTCAACCACCAGATGATCGACCCGTTCGAGGACCGTCAGCGCCGTGAGGGGATGATCTCCTACGGCGTGTCGTCCTATGGCTACGACGCCCGCGTCTCGCGCGAGTTCAGGATCTTCACCAACATCGACACGGCGATCGTCGATCCGAAGAATTTCTCGGACAAGAGCTTCGTCGAGCGCGACACCGACGTCTGCATCATCCCGCCGAACAGCTTCGCGCTGGCCAGCACGGTGGAGTATTTCCGCATCCCGCGCGACGTGATGGTCATCTGCCTCGGCAAGTCGACCTATGCGCGCTGCGGCATCATCGTGAACGTGACCCCGTTGGAACCCGAGTGGGAGGGGCACGTTACCCTGGAATTCTCGAACACCACGCCGCTGCCGGCGAAGATCTATGCGAACGAGGGCGCGTGCCAGTTCCTGTTCCTGAAGGCGGACGAGCCCTGCGAGGTGTCGTATGCCGACCGCGCCGGCAAATATATGGGTCAGCGCGGCGTGACCCTGCCCCGACTCTGA
- the murA gene encoding UDP-N-acetylglucosamine 1-carboxyvinyltransferase translates to MDRMRIVGGTPLRGRIAIGGAKNAALPLMAACLLSEETLVLENVPRLADISTMKRLLAQHGVEVDARDEQGASGEQTLHLNAAKIGSTTAPYDLVRKMRASVLVLGPLVARFGEARVSLPGGCAIGDRPVDLHLAGLAALGAEIELTEGYIGARAPNGLKGARFVFPKVSVGATENLLMAAALAEGETVLVNVAREPEIGDLARCLIAMGAEIEGIGTERLVIRGKPALHGGRHRVLPDRIEMGTYAMAAAITGGDVELVGGDIDLLPAVFPVLAEAGIAAENTAGGVRVYRPNGHITGVDVMTEPFPGFPTDLQAQMMVLMSVAEGAAMITETIFENRFMHVPELRRMGANINVHGASAMVRGVRALKGAPVMATDLRASVSLVLAGLAAQGETIVNRIYHLDRGYERLEEKLSACGAVIERMPDAA, encoded by the coding sequence ATGGACCGGATGCGCATCGTCGGCGGCACGCCCCTCCGCGGCCGGATCGCGATCGGCGGCGCCAAGAACGCCGCCCTGCCGCTGATGGCGGCCTGCCTGCTGAGCGAGGAGACGCTCGTCCTCGAGAACGTGCCGCGGCTGGCCGACATCTCGACGATGAAGCGGCTGCTGGCGCAGCACGGCGTCGAGGTCGACGCCCGGGACGAACAGGGCGCGAGCGGCGAGCAGACGCTGCACCTGAACGCCGCGAAGATCGGCAGCACCACCGCACCCTACGACCTGGTGCGCAAGATGCGCGCCTCCGTGCTGGTGCTCGGCCCACTCGTCGCGCGCTTCGGCGAGGCGCGCGTGTCCCTGCCCGGCGGCTGCGCCATCGGCGACCGTCCGGTCGACCTGCATCTCGCCGGCCTCGCCGCCCTGGGTGCCGAGATCGAGCTGACCGAGGGCTATATCGGCGCCAGGGCACCGAACGGCCTGAAGGGCGCACGCTTCGTCTTCCCCAAGGTGTCCGTCGGCGCCACCGAGAACCTGCTGATGGCGGCGGCGCTGGCCGAGGGCGAGACGGTCCTGGTCAACGTGGCGCGCGAGCCGGAGATCGGCGACCTCGCCCGCTGCCTGATCGCCATGGGCGCTGAGATCGAGGGCATCGGCACCGAGCGGCTCGTGATCCGGGGCAAGCCGGCGCTGCACGGCGGCCGCCACCGGGTCCTGCCCGACCGGATCGAGATGGGCACCTATGCCATGGCCGCGGCGATCACCGGCGGCGACGTCGAACTGGTGGGCGGCGACATCGACCTGCTGCCGGCCGTCTTCCCGGTCCTGGCCGAGGCGGGAATCGCCGCGGAGAATACGGCCGGCGGGGTGCGCGTATACCGGCCGAATGGGCACATCACCGGCGTCGACGTGATGACCGAGCCCTTCCCGGGCTTCCCGACCGACCTTCAGGCGCAGATGATGGTGCTGATGTCGGTCGCCGAGGGTGCCGCGATGATCACCGAGACGATCTTCGAAAACCGCTTCATGCACGTGCCGGAGCTGCGCCGCATGGGCGCCAACATCAACGTGCACGGCGCCTCGGCGATGGTGCGCGGCGTGCGCGCGCTGAAGGGTGCGCCCGTCATGGCGACCGACCTGCGCGCGTCGGTCTCCCTGGTGCTGGCCGGCCTCGCCGCCCAGGGCGAGACGATCGTCAACCGCATCTATCATCTCGACCGGGGCTACGAGCGACTGGAGGAGAAGCTTTCCGCCTGCGGTGCCGTCATCGAGCGGATGCCCGATGCCGCCTGA
- a CDS encoding DUF2948 family protein, with protein sequence MPPDAEDGTPGLKLRARDEQDLQVLAACLQDALVPLADMLYEPSLGRFAMVVNRFMWEAPPRPGERGAPVHARVHGVLAIHEVTGVQVRDIDRTNPDVPLSLLTLRLEDGGLYLEFAGGGTIRIAIADIHLYLEDVGEPWPTAWRPEHPAD encoded by the coding sequence ATGCCGCCTGATGCGGAGGACGGAACGCCCGGCCTGAAGCTGCGGGCGCGCGACGAGCAGGACCTCCAGGTCCTCGCCGCCTGCCTGCAGGACGCGCTCGTGCCGCTCGCCGACATGCTGTACGAGCCGTCGCTCGGCCGCTTCGCGATGGTGGTCAACCGCTTCATGTGGGAAGCGCCGCCTCGGCCCGGCGAGCGGGGAGCCCCCGTCCACGCCCGCGTGCACGGCGTCCTGGCGATCCACGAGGTGACCGGCGTCCAGGTCCGCGACATCGACCGGACGAACCCGGACGTGCCCCTGTCGCTGCTGACGCTGCGGCTGGAGGATGGCGGCCTGTACCTGGAATTCGCCGGGGGCGGCACGATCCGTATCGCCATCGCCGACATCCATCTCTATCTGGAGGATGTCGGCGAGCCGTGGCCGACGGCCTGGCGGCCCGAGCATCCCGCCGACTGA
- the hisG gene encoding ATP phosphoribosyltransferase — protein MSKLNEPLVIALPKGRILDEAMPLVRRTGIEPEAAFDDPSSRQLKFATHDPNIFIVRVRSFDVATFVAFGGAHIGIAGYDVLMEFDFQEVYAPLDLGIGKCRLSVAEPAELVARDDPRHWSHIRVATKYPHVTRNHFAARGVQAECIKLNGAMELAPSLGLCRRIVDLVSTGSTLRANGLVEIEHIAHITSRLIVNRTALKTRPAEIGGWIERFRGATLAAAA, from the coding sequence ATGTCGAAGCTGAACGAACCGCTGGTCATCGCCCTGCCGAAGGGCCGCATCCTGGACGAGGCGATGCCGCTGGTCCGGCGCACGGGCATCGAGCCGGAAGCCGCCTTCGACGACCCCAGTTCGCGCCAGCTGAAGTTCGCGACGCACGACCCGAACATCTTCATCGTGCGCGTGCGCAGCTTCGACGTCGCGACCTTCGTCGCCTTCGGCGGCGCCCATATCGGCATCGCCGGCTACGACGTGCTGATGGAGTTCGACTTCCAGGAGGTCTACGCGCCGCTCGACCTCGGCATCGGCAAGTGCCGCCTGTCGGTCGCCGAGCCGGCCGAACTGGTCGCGCGCGACGATCCCCGCCACTGGAGCCACATCCGCGTGGCCACGAAGTACCCGCACGTCACCCGCAACCACTTCGCGGCGCGCGGCGTGCAGGCGGAGTGCATCAAGCTGAACGGCGCCATGGAGCTGGCGCCCAGCCTGGGCCTGTGCCGGCGGATCGTCGACCTCGTCTCCACCGGATCGACCCTGCGCGCCAACGGCCTGGTGGAGATCGAGCACATCGCCCACATTACCTCGCGGCTGATCGTGAACCGTACCGCACTGAAGACGCGCCCCGCCGAGATCGGCGGCTGGATCGAACGCTTCCGGGGAGCGACCCTTGCCGCGGCGGCTTGA
- the hisD gene encoding histidinol dehydrogenase, translating to MPRRLDAREAGFDAAFAAFLEEKRGAEDAADVEAVAARILADVRRRGDAAVIEHTARFDRLELSPETLRIPAEELAAAEAACDPSALEALRLAAHRIAAFHEQQVPQDFEYVDELGIRLGLRWTPIEAAGLYVPGGLASYPSSVLMNAVPAKVAGVERLVMVVPTPDGQINPLVLAAARMAGVDEVFRIGGAQAIGALAYGTETIRPVDKIVGPGNAWVTAAKRQVFGIVGIDLIAGPSEILVVADGGNDPAWVAADLLSQAEHSPDAQSILITDDQHFADAVDRAVEGFLRTLPREAVARESWERFGAIILIPHIDDAPTYVDRIAPEHLELAVPDPDRLARFIRHAGAIFLGRHTPEAIGDYVGGPNHVLPTSRSARFSSGLGVLDFMKRTTLLGCDADGLRALGPAAVRLARAEGLDAHALSVSVRLNLPPET from the coding sequence TTGCCGCGGCGGCTTGACGCCCGCGAGGCCGGCTTCGACGCGGCGTTCGCGGCCTTCCTCGAGGAGAAGCGCGGCGCCGAGGACGCGGCCGACGTCGAGGCTGTCGCGGCCCGGATCCTGGCCGACGTGCGCCGGCGCGGCGACGCGGCCGTGATCGAGCACACCGCCCGCTTCGACCGGCTGGAACTCTCGCCGGAAACGCTGCGCATTCCGGCCGAGGAACTGGCCGCGGCCGAGGCGGCCTGCGATCCGAGCGCGCTGGAAGCGCTGCGGCTGGCGGCGCATCGCATCGCGGCCTTCCACGAACAGCAGGTGCCGCAGGACTTCGAGTATGTCGACGAGCTGGGCATCCGGCTCGGCCTGCGCTGGACGCCGATCGAGGCGGCCGGCCTCTACGTCCCGGGCGGCCTCGCCTCCTACCCCAGTTCCGTCCTGATGAACGCCGTCCCGGCCAAGGTCGCCGGCGTCGAGCGGCTAGTCATGGTGGTGCCGACGCCGGACGGACAGATCAACCCGCTGGTCCTCGCCGCGGCGCGCATGGCCGGCGTCGACGAGGTCTTCCGGATCGGCGGCGCCCAGGCGATCGGCGCCCTGGCCTACGGCACCGAGACCATCCGCCCGGTCGACAAGATCGTCGGCCCCGGCAACGCCTGGGTCACTGCCGCGAAGCGGCAGGTCTTCGGCATCGTCGGCATCGACCTGATCGCCGGCCCGTCGGAGATCCTGGTGGTCGCCGACGGCGGCAACGACCCGGCCTGGGTCGCCGCCGACCTGCTGTCGCAGGCGGAGCATTCGCCGGACGCGCAGTCGATCCTGATCACCGACGACCAGCACTTCGCCGACGCGGTGGATCGCGCCGTCGAAGGCTTCCTGCGCACCCTGCCGCGCGAGGCGGTGGCGCGCGAGAGCTGGGAGCGGTTCGGCGCGATCATCCTGATCCCGCACATCGACGACGCGCCGACCTATGTCGACCGCATCGCCCCCGAACATCTGGAACTGGCCGTGCCGGACCCGGACCGGCTGGCGCGCTTCATCCGCCATGCCGGCGCCATCTTCCTCGGCCGACACACGCCCGAGGCGATCGGCGACTATGTCGGCGGTCCGAACCACGTCCTGCCGACCTCGCGCAGCGCCCGCTTCTCGTCGGGGCTGGGCGTGCTCGACTTCATGAAGCGCACGACCCTGCTCGGCTGCGACGCCGACGGCCTGCGCGCCCTGGGTCCGGCGGCGGTCAGGCTCGCGCGCGCCGAAGGACTGGACGCGCACGCCCTGTCGGTGTCGGTCCGCCTGAACCTGCCCCCGGAGACATGA